Proteins encoded together in one Streptomyces sp. TLI_171 window:
- a CDS encoding MarR family winged helix-turn-helix transcriptional regulator encodes MNDPVGERNAAELAFLAVEREVATMFRRSRARAAEVSRLVHPELEAGAYVLLAYIREAGRARVTDVGLHFGVGKATVSRQIRAIEELGLLRRETDPLDRRASLVSLTEEGERRFEAARAVRMGRFRASLEGWELGELEQFARLLKRFNELTEGV; translated from the coding sequence ATGAACGACCCCGTGGGCGAGCGGAACGCCGCCGAACTGGCCTTCCTCGCGGTCGAGCGAGAGGTGGCGACGATGTTCCGGCGCAGCCGGGCGCGGGCCGCCGAGGTGTCCCGGCTGGTGCACCCCGAGCTGGAGGCCGGGGCGTACGTGCTGCTGGCGTACATCCGGGAGGCCGGTCGGGCGCGGGTGACGGACGTCGGGCTGCACTTCGGGGTGGGCAAGGCCACGGTGAGCCGGCAGATCCGGGCGATCGAGGAGCTCGGGCTGCTGCGGCGGGAGACCGATCCGCTGGACCGGCGGGCCTCGCTGGTGTCGCTGACCGAGGAGGGGGAGCGCCGCTTCGAGGCCGCCCGGGCGGTCCGGATGGGGCGGTTCCGGGCCTCGCTGGAGGGTTGGGAGCTCGGCGAGCTGGAGCAGTTCGCCCGGCTGCTGAAGCGGTTCAACGAGCTGACCGAGGGGGTCTGA
- a CDS encoding MDR family MFS transporter: MSHRQVLEALSGLLLGLFVAVLSSTVVSNALPRILTDLHGGESAYTWVVTAALLSITAATPLWGKLSDLVSKKLLVQIAMVIYVLSSALAGLSQSIGMLIFCRVLQGIGAGGVIALGQICLAAMVPPRERGRYSGYFGAVFALATIGGPLIGGVIVDTSWLGWRWCFYVGIPFAVIAILVLQRTLKFPDAPARKPKIDYLGAVLITAAVSLLMIWISLAGKNYDWASWQTAAMVGGGLVLAALFVAVEKRAAEPLIPLDLFRHRTVALAALASAFVGVGMYGTTTFLGQYFQLAKEKTPTQAGLLTLPMILGLAVSSTVAGKLITKYGKWKGFLVAGTVLLAAGLGLLGTARADSSYALLALYMAVAGVGLGLTSQNLVLAVQNTVPRNELGAASSVVTFFRTMGGAMGVSALGALLGHKVASYTAENFAKAGIPVSGAGGDGIPDLHKLPAQIVPLITDAFGHGVGTVFLIAAPFAVVGFLLVLFIREVPLRTTNEAAAAPAAKTAELVAD, from the coding sequence ATGTCCCACCGTCAAGTCCTCGAAGCCCTCTCGGGCCTGCTGCTCGGCCTGTTCGTGGCCGTGCTGTCCTCCACGGTCGTCTCCAACGCGCTCCCGCGGATCCTCACCGACCTGCACGGCGGCGAGTCCGCCTACACCTGGGTGGTCACCGCCGCCCTGCTCTCGATCACCGCGGCCACCCCGCTCTGGGGCAAGCTCTCCGACCTGGTCAGCAAGAAGCTGCTGGTGCAGATCGCCATGGTGATCTACGTGCTCTCCTCGGCCCTGGCCGGTCTGTCGCAGAGCATCGGCATGCTGATCTTCTGTCGGGTCCTGCAGGGCATCGGCGCCGGCGGCGTCATCGCGCTCGGCCAGATCTGCCTGGCCGCGATGGTCCCGCCGCGCGAGCGCGGCCGCTACAGCGGGTACTTCGGCGCGGTCTTCGCACTGGCCACCATCGGCGGCCCGCTGATCGGCGGCGTCATCGTGGACACCTCCTGGCTCGGCTGGCGCTGGTGCTTCTACGTCGGCATCCCGTTCGCGGTGATCGCCATCCTGGTGCTGCAGCGCACCCTGAAGTTCCCCGACGCGCCCGCCCGCAAGCCGAAGATCGACTACCTGGGCGCGGTGCTGATCACCGCCGCCGTCAGCCTGCTGATGATCTGGATCTCGCTGGCCGGCAAGAACTACGACTGGGCGTCCTGGCAGACCGCGGCCATGGTCGGCGGCGGCCTGGTGCTCGCCGCGCTGTTCGTCGCCGTCGAGAAGCGCGCCGCCGAGCCGCTGATCCCGCTCGACCTGTTCCGCCACCGCACCGTCGCGCTGGCCGCGCTGGCCTCCGCGTTCGTCGGCGTCGGCATGTACGGCACCACCACCTTCCTCGGCCAGTACTTCCAGCTCGCCAAGGAGAAGACCCCCACCCAGGCCGGGCTGCTCACCCTGCCGATGATCCTCGGCCTCGCGGTCTCCTCGACCGTGGCCGGCAAGCTCATCACCAAGTACGGCAAGTGGAAGGGCTTCCTGGTCGCCGGCACCGTCCTGCTGGCCGCCGGCCTCGGCCTGCTCGGCACCGCCCGCGCCGACAGCTCGTACGCGCTGCTCGCCCTCTACATGGCGGTGGCCGGCGTCGGCCTCGGCCTGACCAGCCAGAACCTGGTGCTCGCGGTGCAGAACACGGTGCCGCGCAACGAGCTCGGCGCGGCCAGCTCGGTGGTCACCTTCTTCCGCACCATGGGCGGTGCGATGGGCGTCTCCGCGCTCGGCGCGCTGCTCGGCCACAAGGTCGCCAGCTACACCGCCGAGAACTTCGCCAAGGCCGGCATCCCGGTGTCCGGGGCGGGCGGCGACGGCATCCCGGACCTGCACAAGCTGCCCGCGCAGATCGTCCCGCTGATCACCGACGCGTTCGGGCACGGCGTCGGCACGGTGTTCCTGATCGCCGCGCCGTTCGCCGTGGTGGGCTTCCTGCTGGTGCTGTTCATCCGCGAGGTGCCGCTGCGCACCACCAACGAGGCGGCGGCCGCGCCCGCCGCGAAGACCGCGGAGCTGGTCGCCGACTGA
- a CDS encoding anion permease: MEHITFLVAVVIITALAFDFTNGFHDTANAMATSIATGALKPKVAVAIAAVLNFAGAFVSVKVATTISGGLVNEKAGLQPSIIFAALAGAILWNLLTWLKGLPSSSSHALYGGLIGATVVGVGIHGVNFTTVVSKILIPAVASPIIAGLASWGATKLAYLITGGAARASTEKGFRRGQIFSSSLISLAHGTNDAQKTMGIITLTLISAGQLHKGDGPPTWVIVSAGLAIALGTYMGGWRIIRSMGSGLADIKPPQGFSSETAAATVILTSSHMGYGLSTTQVCSGGIMGAGLGGPSGKLRWGMVRRMVATWGLTLPAAAVVSGLAAFVADQGNWGVAVVGLALVLGAGSMWMISRRQPVHADNVNETTTPVEVPVVAGPTVAATTIAA; the protein is encoded by the coding sequence ATGGAACACATCACGTTCCTGGTGGCCGTTGTGATCATCACGGCGCTCGCCTTCGACTTCACCAACGGCTTCCACGACACCGCCAACGCGATGGCCACCTCCATCGCCACCGGCGCACTCAAGCCCAAGGTCGCCGTCGCGATCGCGGCGGTGCTGAACTTCGCCGGTGCCTTCGTCTCCGTGAAGGTCGCCACCACCATCTCGGGCGGCCTGGTCAACGAAAAGGCCGGACTGCAGCCATCCATCATCTTCGCCGCCCTGGCGGGCGCGATCCTGTGGAACCTGCTGACGTGGCTCAAGGGCCTGCCCTCGTCCTCCTCCCACGCGCTCTACGGCGGCCTGATCGGCGCCACCGTGGTCGGCGTCGGCATCCACGGCGTCAACTTCACCACCGTGGTCTCCAAGATCCTCATCCCGGCGGTGGCCTCCCCGATCATCGCGGGCCTGGCCTCCTGGGGCGCCACCAAGCTGGCCTACCTGATCACCGGGGGCGCGGCCAGGGCGAGCACCGAGAAGGGCTTCCGCCGGGGCCAGATCTTCTCCTCCTCGCTGATCTCGCTGGCGCACGGCACCAACGACGCGCAGAAGACCATGGGCATCATCACGCTGACCCTGATCTCGGCCGGCCAGCTGCACAAGGGCGACGGCCCGCCGACCTGGGTGATCGTCAGCGCCGGTCTGGCGATCGCGCTCGGCACCTACATGGGCGGCTGGCGGATCATCCGCTCGATGGGGTCCGGCCTGGCCGACATCAAGCCGCCGCAGGGCTTCTCCTCGGAGACCGCCGCCGCGACGGTGATCCTGACCTCCTCGCACATGGGCTACGGCCTCTCCACCACCCAGGTCTGCTCCGGCGGCATCATGGGCGCCGGCCTCGGCGGCCCGTCCGGCAAGCTGCGCTGGGGCATGGTCCGCCGCATGGTCGCCACCTGGGGCCTGACCCTGCCGGCCGCGGCCGTGGTGTCCGGCCTCGCGGCCTTCGTCGCCGACCAGGGCAACTGGGGCGTCGCGGTGGTCGGCCTGGCGCTGGTGCTGGGTGCGGGCTCGATGTGGATGATCTCCCGCCGCCAGCCGGTGCACGCCGACAACGTCAACGAGACCACCACCCCGGTCGAGGTCCCGGTCGTCGCCGGCCCGACCGTTGCCGCCACCACCATCGCGGCCTGA
- a CDS encoding NlpC/P60 family protein translates to MGAGQRTESTGLRPWVRAALRCGAVLAAAALTLPFASAAYAAPEPGSLLGLSTVSAGADPLADAKRTLGPLLTQIHELYQQAEAATEQYNTTVAKLAEQQATVQDLTARADRQQEAVETGSNLAAQLAAAQYRNNQISGYADLLLADDPYEAVVIAQLLDSAGRSQKAFLDRLKADRDTLAALRLAAEQAVTESTALATQQEQAKNDVAKKLNDVEQLVGSLTGAQRSELEELEKQEANQAQLAFLASGALGKGERTPSAMGRKAVAWALQQLGKDYVWGGAGPDVFDCSGLTSQAWLHAGRAIPRTSQEQWAELKHVPLNQIRPGDLIVYFGGATHIGMYIGGGLIVQAPHTGDVVKVSQIGAMPILGAVRPDGDDAADEAGGAWKVPDVPLGAVRIAPAKPSTLPTPPAVPAGPTAPPTVPGPPTPSAPASPSDAASSSAPASPSGSGTPSGSGTPSDPASPSGSGTPSGSGTPSGSPSGADAPSPSGS, encoded by the coding sequence ATGGGGGCTGGGCAGCGCACGGAGTCGACTGGCCTGCGGCCCTGGGTGCGCGCCGCGTTGCGCTGCGGAGCGGTGCTCGCCGCCGCCGCGCTCACCCTGCCGTTCGCCTCCGCCGCCTACGCGGCGCCCGAGCCGGGCTCGCTGCTCGGCCTGTCGACCGTCTCCGCCGGGGCCGACCCGCTGGCCGACGCCAAGCGCACCCTCGGGCCGCTGCTGACCCAGATCCACGAGCTGTACCAGCAGGCCGAGGCCGCCACCGAGCAGTACAACACCACCGTCGCCAAGCTCGCCGAGCAGCAGGCCACCGTGCAGGACCTGACCGCCCGTGCCGACCGGCAGCAGGAGGCGGTGGAGACCGGCAGCAACCTGGCCGCGCAGCTCGCCGCCGCGCAGTACCGCAACAACCAGATCTCCGGGTACGCCGACCTGCTGCTCGCCGACGACCCGTACGAGGCGGTGGTGATCGCCCAGCTGCTGGACTCCGCCGGGCGTTCGCAGAAGGCGTTCCTCGACCGGCTGAAGGCCGACCGCGACACCCTGGCCGCGCTGCGGCTGGCCGCCGAGCAGGCCGTCACCGAGTCCACGGCGCTGGCCACCCAGCAGGAGCAGGCGAAGAACGACGTCGCCAAGAAGCTCAACGACGTCGAGCAGCTGGTCGGCTCGCTCACCGGCGCGCAGCGCAGCGAGCTGGAGGAGCTGGAGAAGCAGGAGGCCAACCAGGCGCAGCTGGCGTTCCTGGCCTCCGGCGCGCTCGGCAAGGGCGAGCGCACGCCGTCCGCGATGGGCCGCAAGGCGGTCGCGTGGGCGCTGCAGCAGCTCGGCAAGGACTACGTGTGGGGCGGCGCCGGACCGGACGTGTTCGACTGCTCGGGTCTCACCTCGCAGGCCTGGCTGCACGCCGGGCGGGCCATCCCGCGCACCAGCCAGGAGCAGTGGGCGGAGCTCAAGCACGTGCCGCTCAACCAGATCCGGCCCGGCGACCTGATCGTCTACTTCGGCGGCGCGACGCACATCGGCATGTACATCGGCGGCGGCCTGATCGTGCAGGCTCCGCACACCGGCGACGTGGTGAAGGTGTCCCAGATCGGGGCGATGCCGATCCTGGGCGCGGTGCGACCGGACGGGGACGACGCGGCGGACGAGGCGGGCGGCGCCTGGAAGGTGCCGGACGTGCCGCTGGGCGCGGTGCGGATCGCGCCGGCGAAGCCCTCGACGCTGCCGACGCCGCCCGCGGTGCCGGCGGGTCCGACGGCGCCGCCGACCGTGCCGGGCCCGCCGACCCCGTCGGCGCCCGCCTCGCCCAGCGACGCTGCCTCGTCGAGTGCGCCGGCTTCGCCGAGCGGGAGCGGGACGCCGAGCGGCAGCGGGACGCCGAGTGACCCTGCTTCGCCGAGCGGGAGTGGCACGCCGTCGGGGTCCGGGACGCCGTCGGGGTCGCCCTCCGGGGCGGATGCGCCTTCGCCGTCCGGGAGTTGA
- a CDS encoding FdhF/YdeP family oxidoreductase — translation MAKQPPHRDPAQDAPHVAPPAHAAAGLTAIGHTLRMASEQMSPGRVLSTLRKVNQPDGFDCPGCAWPEPDKPHLAEFCENGAKAVAEEATERRITPAFFAEHPVAELAERSGYWLGQQGRLTTPMLLDEGATHYTPISWDDAFALIAEELTALGSPDEAAFYTSGRTSNEAAFAYQLFARRLGTNNLPDCSNMCHESSGSALTETLGVGKGSVSLKDLYQADLIIVAGQNPGTNHPRMLSALERAKRAGAKIVSVNPLPEAGLERFKNPQTPRGLVGGGTKLTDLFLQIRLGGDLALFRALNHLLLGTPGAVDHDFVAEHCAGYDEFAADAAELDRAATLAATGLPWEQIEELHRLVLASPKIIVCWAMGLTQHKHAVPTIREVVNFLLLRGNVGRPGAGVCPVRGHSNVQGDRTMGIFERPSAAFLDALGREFSFEPPRAHGYDTVDTIRALRDGRVKVFFAMGGNFVSASPDTDATEAAMRRCRLTVHVSTKLNRSHVVTGARALILPTLGRTDRDLTPAGPQFVSVEDSMGMVHSSRGGLRPPAPGLLSEVAIVARLARAALGPQDTVPWEDFALDYDRIRERIARVVPGFDDFNTKVRRPGGFALPHAPRDTRTFPTATGRANFTVNPLTAPEVPPGRLLLQTLRSHDQYNTTIYGLDDRYRGITDGRRVVLVNPADAAELGLADGQFVDLVSEWTDGVDRRAPHFRVVHYPVARGGAAAYYPETNVLVPLDSTADISNTPTSKAIVVRLE, via the coding sequence ATGGCCAAGCAGCCCCCGCACCGCGACCCCGCCCAGGACGCGCCGCACGTCGCGCCCCCGGCCCACGCCGCGGCCGGCCTGACCGCGATCGGCCACACCCTGCGGATGGCGTCCGAGCAGATGTCGCCGGGCCGGGTGCTGTCCACCCTGCGCAAGGTCAACCAGCCCGACGGCTTCGACTGCCCGGGCTGCGCCTGGCCCGAGCCGGACAAGCCGCACCTCGCCGAGTTCTGCGAGAACGGCGCCAAGGCGGTCGCCGAGGAGGCCACCGAGCGCCGGATCACCCCGGCCTTCTTCGCCGAGCACCCGGTCGCCGAACTCGCCGAACGCTCCGGCTACTGGCTCGGCCAGCAGGGCCGGCTCACCACCCCGATGCTGCTCGACGAGGGCGCGACCCACTACACGCCGATCAGCTGGGACGACGCCTTCGCGCTGATCGCCGAGGAGCTCACCGCCCTCGGCTCCCCCGACGAGGCGGCCTTCTACACCTCCGGCCGCACGTCCAACGAGGCCGCCTTCGCCTACCAGCTGTTCGCCCGCCGGCTCGGCACCAACAACCTGCCCGACTGCTCCAACATGTGCCACGAGTCGTCCGGTTCGGCGCTCACCGAGACCCTCGGCGTCGGCAAGGGCAGCGTCTCGCTCAAGGACCTGTACCAGGCCGACCTGATCATCGTGGCCGGCCAGAACCCCGGCACCAACCACCCCCGGATGCTCTCCGCCCTGGAACGCGCCAAGCGCGCCGGCGCGAAGATCGTCAGCGTCAACCCGCTGCCCGAAGCCGGACTCGAACGCTTCAAGAACCCGCAGACCCCGCGCGGCCTGGTCGGCGGCGGCACCAAGCTCACCGACCTGTTCCTGCAGATCCGGCTCGGCGGCGACCTCGCGCTGTTCCGCGCCCTCAACCACCTGCTGCTCGGCACCCCCGGCGCCGTCGACCACGACTTCGTCGCCGAACACTGCGCCGGCTACGACGAGTTCGCCGCCGACGCCGCCGAACTCGACCGTGCCGCCACCCTGGCCGCCACCGGCCTCCCCTGGGAGCAGATCGAGGAGCTGCACCGCCTGGTGCTCGCCTCGCCGAAGATCATCGTCTGCTGGGCGATGGGCCTCACCCAGCACAAGCACGCCGTCCCCACCATCCGCGAGGTCGTCAACTTCCTCCTGCTGCGCGGCAACGTGGGCCGCCCCGGCGCGGGCGTCTGCCCCGTCCGCGGCCACAGCAACGTCCAGGGCGACCGCACCATGGGCATCTTCGAACGGCCCTCCGCCGCCTTCCTGGACGCCCTCGGCCGGGAGTTCTCCTTCGAGCCCCCGCGCGCCCACGGCTACGACACCGTCGACACCATCCGGGCGCTGCGCGACGGCCGGGTCAAGGTGTTCTTCGCGATGGGCGGCAACTTCGTCTCCGCCAGTCCCGACACCGACGCCACCGAGGCCGCGATGCGCCGCTGCCGGCTCACCGTGCACGTCTCCACCAAGCTCAACCGCTCGCACGTGGTCACCGGCGCCCGCGCCCTGATCCTGCCCACCCTCGGCCGCACCGACCGCGACCTCACCCCCGCCGGACCGCAGTTCGTCAGCGTCGAGGACTCCATGGGCATGGTGCACTCCTCCCGCGGCGGTCTCCGCCCGCCCGCGCCCGGCCTGCTCTCCGAGGTCGCCATCGTCGCCCGCCTCGCCCGCGCCGCCCTCGGCCCCCAGGACACCGTGCCCTGGGAGGACTTCGCGCTCGACTACGACCGGATCCGCGAACGCATCGCCCGCGTCGTCCCCGGCTTCGACGACTTCAACACCAAGGTCCGCCGCCCCGGCGGCTTCGCCCTCCCGCACGCCCCGCGCGACACCCGCACCTTCCCCACCGCCACGGGCCGGGCCAACTTCACCGTCAACCCGCTCACCGCCCCCGAGGTCCCGCCCGGCCGGCTCCTGCTCCAGACCCTGCGCTCCCACGACCAGTACAACACCACGATCTACGGCCTCGACGACCGCTACCGCGGCATCACCGACGGCCGCCGCGTCGTCCTGGTCAACCCCGCCGACGCCGCCGAACTCGGCCTCGCCGACGGCCAGTTCGTCGACCTGGTAAGCGAGTGGACCGACGGCGTCGACCGCCGCGCCCCGCACTTCCGGGTCGTCCACTACCCCGTCGCCCGCGGCGGAGCCGCCGCCTACTACCCGGAGACCAACGTCCTGGTCCCCCTCGACTCCACCGCCGACATCAGCAACACCCCGACCTCCAAGGCCATCGTCGTCCGCCTGGAGTGA